CAGGCCCCCCATCCGGTTCACCGTGGCCACCATCCGCTTCTGGATGGCCGGCAGCTTCTCCAGCGGCATCTCCACGCCCAGGTCGCCTCGCGCCACCATGATGCCGTCCGCCGCGCGCGCGATCGCGTCCAGGTCCGCCACCGCCTGCGGCTTCTCGATCTTCGCGATCAGCGGCGTGTTGCGCTGCGCCACCAGCTTGCGCGCCTGATGGATGTCGTTCGCCGTGCGCACGAAGGAGAGCGCCACGTAGTCCACGCCCACCTCCTGCCCGAACGCCAGGTCCTCCTCGTCCTTCTCGGTGATGGTGGGCACCGACACGTGCGCCCCCGGCAGGTTCAGGCCCTTGTGGTCCTTCAGCAGCCCGCCCAGCTCCACCGTGCAGGTGACGTCCTTGCCCTGGACCTTCTTCACCCTCAACCGCACCCGCCCGTCATCCAGCAGGATGGGGTGGCCCGGCTCCACGTCCTTGGGCAGCGACCGGATGGGGGTGGGGATGAGGTTCCCCTGGCCCAGCAGCTCCCGCGTCGTTACCACCACCGTCTGGCCCGTCTTCACCTCCAGGCACCCGCCCTCGAACTTGCCCAGGCGGATCTTCGGGCCCTGGATGTCCTGGAGAATGGCCACCGGCACTCCCAGCTTCTTCGCGGCCCGGCGGATCAGATTCACCCGGCGGCGGTGCTGGTCGTGCGTCCCGTGCGAGAAGTTGAGCCGCGCCACGTTCATCCCGGAGCGGATGAGTTCCTCGATGACCTCGGCCGAGTCGGAAGACGGCCCCAGCGTGCAGATGATCTTCGCCTTGCGCATGGACGCACATCCTAGGCGCACGCCGCCGCCTTGACAGCTTTGCGTCCTCGGGAATACTTGGCGCCAACGCGGGCGACAGCGACGGCGTCGGCGGAAGCAGTCTTCATCTTCACGGCTTCGTGCCCACGTCGCGAGAAAGCCCGGCGTCCCTGGAGGGGGGCCGGGCTTTCGCCTTTGCGGGATCCTGCTCGCGTGGACGCTAGAGGCTGATCTCGTCCGTCTTGTCGGGCGCCAGCTTCGGAGCCAGGCCCGGCGGCGGCAGGCCGTGGTGCGGATCCATCGGCATCGGCTCGTCCATCAGGTTCGGGTCGCCACTGCCGCCCACGCCCGGGCCGCCCTCGCGCAGCGCGTCGATCTCCTCGCGGCTGATGCCGGCCTCATCCAGCACCTTGCGCGTCACCATGATGCGCGCCTCGCCATCCAGCGCCATGGCGATGGAGTCCGAGGGCCTCGCGTCCAGCGTCACCTTGCGCTTGCCCTGCTCGAGGAAGACGCGGCCCGTGTAGATGTCATCGCGCAGATCGTCGATGCGCACCTCGGTCACCTTCGCGCCCAGCTCCGTCACCACCGAGCCGAGCAGATCCTGCGAGAGCGGCTGCGGCGGCCTCAGGTGCGCGAGCCGGAAGGCGATGGCCACCGCGGCCGACTCGTCCACGAAGATGGGCAGCACCAGCGCCCCGTCCTCCGTGGTGAGCACCACCGCGTGCGTCTGCGCCTCGACGAGCGGAATCACATCCCGCACCTGCAGCCGCACCAGCTCCTTGCATGCGCCAGGGTTTCCCCCCTTTTTGGGCACGCAGGCCTCGCTGTCCTTGGGCGCCGCGGTCGCGTGCGCGGGGGGAGCGCCAAAGCCGGGGAGGAGGAGCACTCCCAGGGCGAGCAGCGCAGCGGACAGCGGGGCGAGGACGAAAGCGGCAGGGATGGACGTTTTCACCCTGCAAACGTGTGCATGTGCGCCGGGGGCGGGAGGGCTCCGCTTCGTGCCCGCCTGCTCCCCAGCCTCACACCATTTGCTCCCCGCGAAAAACGGACCAACAGGGTAGACGGGCGAGCGTCAGCGCTCGTCCTCGTCCTCGTCCTCGTCGTAGTCCTCTTCGTCCTCCACGTCCTCGTCCTCGTCGAAGTCGAGCTCCTCGTCGTCGGACTCATCGTCCTCGTCGGACTCCTCGTCCTCGTCGAGCTCGTCCTCCAACTCCTCGGTTTCCAGTGCCATCGAGACGGCGAAGCGCTTGCCGAGCGCGGCCACCTGGGTCCGCATCTCGGTCAACGCCGAGACGAAGTCCTCCTGGATGTTCGTGGGGGCCTTCTGACTGCAATGAGGGCAGGCGAGCTTCTCCGTCCCATCAATGAGATCCTGAACATCCAGCTCGAAGGTGCCCTCGCACTTCTGGCAAGTCAGATCGATCGTCATGTGCGTGGCGCGGAATACATAGGGCTCCGGTGACCTGTCAACGCCCGTGGCGAGCCGCCACAAGGTTTCAGTAGCCTCGGATTCCCTATGGACACTCCCAGGACGATGGTGCATGCGCTCCACGATCAGGCCAGCCGGCGGCAGCATCGTCCGGCTCTGTGGACGCGCAAGGGGCGCACGTATGTGCCCACCTCGTGGCACGAATATGCCTCCCGGGTGAAGCGCTTCGCCCTGGGGTTGCTCTCGCTGGGCTTCCAGCGGGGAAACACCTTGCCCCTGCTGTCCTTCAACCGCGAGGAGTGGTTGGTGGCGGACCTTGCCGCCATGGCCCTGGGCGGCGTCCCCGTGGGCGTCTACGTCACCAGCAGCCCCGAGCAGGTCCAGTACCTCGTGGACCATTGCGAGGCGGGCCACCTGGTGGTGGAGAACGAGCAGCACCTGGCCACCGCCCTCGCCGTGCGCGAGCGGGTGCCCCGGTTGCGCCACATCATCGTCCTGGACCCTCCCGCGGCCCCGCTCCCCCCGGGCGTGCTGAGCTACGCCGAGGTGCTGGCGCGCGGCACCGGCATCGACGAGGGGCCCTACTGGGACGCCGTCAACGCCCTCCAGCCCGAGGGGCTCGCCACCCTCATCTACACCTCGGGGACCACCGGCAACCCCAAGGGCGTCATGCTCAGCCACCAGAACCTGGTGTGGACGGCCACGCAGCTCATGCGCGCCACCCGGATGGCCGAGGACGACGAGGCGCTCCTGTCGTACCTGCCGCTGGCGCACATCGCCGAGCAGATGCTCAGCATCCATGCGCCCATCCTCGTCGGCGCGGAGGTCTACTTCGCGCGCTCCCTGGAGAAGGTGCCGGAGGACCTGCGCGATGCCCGGCCCACCGTCTTCTTCGGTGTGCCCCGCGTCTGGGAGAAGCTCAAGGGCCGTCTCGAGGAGGGCCTCCGGGCGCTGCCCGCTCCCCGCCAGAGCGCGGTGGGCTGGGCCCGCGGGGTGGCCGTCCAGCGCAATGCGCTCGTCCTGCGCCATGAGCGTGTCCCCCTGTACCTCGAGGGCCAGTACCAGCTCGCCCGCCGCACCGTCTTCCCGGCCCTGCTCACGAAGCTCGGCTTCGATCGCACCCACTTCTTCTCCAGCGGCGCCGCCCCCATCGGCCGCGACGTGCTCGAGTTCTTCGCCTCGCTCGACATCGTCATCCGCGAGGTCTACGGCCAGTCCGAGGTATGCGGGCCCACCACCCTCAACACCCCCGACGCCACGCGCCTGGGCACGCTCGGGCGCCCCCTGCTGGGCGTCGAGGTCCTCATCGCCGATGACGGGGAGATCCTCGTGCGCGGCGGCGGTGTCTGCCAGGGCTACTTCAAGGATCCCGCCGCCACCGCCGAGCTGCTCAAGGATGGCTGGTTGCACTCGGGCGACGTGGGCCACCTCGACTCCGAGGGGTTTCTCCACATCACCGGCCGCAAGAAGGAGCTCATCGTCACCTCCGGCGGAAAGAAGACCGCGCCGGCCCACATCGAGCTGCTCCTCAAGGCCGTGGCGCCCGTGGGCCATGCGCTCGTCTTCGGCGAGCGCCG
The sequence above is drawn from the Archangium gephyra genome and encodes:
- a CDS encoding AMP-dependent synthetase/ligase translates to MDTPRTMVHALHDQASRRQHRPALWTRKGRTYVPTSWHEYASRVKRFALGLLSLGFQRGNTLPLLSFNREEWLVADLAAMALGGVPVGVYVTSSPEQVQYLVDHCEAGHLVVENEQHLATALAVRERVPRLRHIIVLDPPAAPLPPGVLSYAEVLARGTGIDEGPYWDAVNALQPEGLATLIYTSGTTGNPKGVMLSHQNLVWTATQLMRATRMAEDDEALLSYLPLAHIAEQMLSIHAPILVGAEVYFARSLEKVPEDLRDARPTVFFGVPRVWEKLKGRLEEGLRALPAPRQSAVGWARGVAVQRNALVLRHERVPLYLEGQYQLARRTVFPALLTKLGFDRTHFFSSGAAPIGRDVLEFFASLDIVIREVYGQSEVCGPTTLNTPDATRLGTLGRPLLGVEVLIADDGEILVRGGGVCQGYFKDPAATAELLKDGWLHSGDVGHLDSEGFLHITGRKKELIVTSGGKKTAPAHIELLLKAVAPVGHALVFGERRNYLVALLTLDPERARALARQNGWPEELSVLAADPRLRQHLHEALEREVNPRLARFETIKRFAVLAEDFSIANGELTPSMKTRRQVIEARYKALIESLYADEPAVSARAG
- the pyk gene encoding pyruvate kinase, whose amino-acid sequence is MRKAKIICTLGPSSDSAEVIEELIRSGMNVARLNFSHGTHDQHRRRVNLIRRAAKKLGVPVAILQDIQGPKIRLGKFEGGCLEVKTGQTVVVTTRELLGQGNLIPTPIRSLPKDVEPGHPILLDDGRVRLRVKKVQGKDVTCTVELGGLLKDHKGLNLPGAHVSVPTITEKDEEDLAFGQEVGVDYVALSFVRTANDIHQARKLVAQRNTPLIAKIEKPQAVADLDAIARAADGIMVARGDLGVEMPLEKLPAIQKRMVATVNRMGGLVIVATEMLESMVNNARPTRAEVSDVANAILDGADAVMLSGETAAGKYPVQAVATMARIVEETESGVVRRMEHPPFPDAKDDISTGVAAAAVAAAEQMKIGTIVAYTERGLTARLISEFRPTAQIIALTPNPDTVNRMALYWGVKALQVGRLQSTDAMLRQVRRLCHEEGICKVGTPVVIVAGVPLNEPGRTNMMSVHRI
- a CDS encoding bifunctional nuclease family protein, with amino-acid sequence MKTSIPAAFVLAPLSAALLALGVLLLPGFGAPPAHATAAPKDSEACVPKKGGNPGACKELVRLQVRDVIPLVEAQTHAVVLTTEDGALVLPIFVDESAAVAIAFRLAHLRPPQPLSQDLLGSVVTELGAKVTEVRIDDLRDDIYTGRVFLEQGKRKVTLDARPSDSIAMALDGEARIMVTRKVLDEAGISREEIDALREGGPGVGGSGDPNLMDEPMPMDPHHGLPPPGLAPKLAPDKTDEISL